From Centroberyx gerrardi isolate f3 chromosome 10, fCenGer3.hap1.cur.20231027, whole genome shotgun sequence:
tctccatgtctctcgttctctctctctgacacaagcatacagtacacacacacacaggctgtaaAAGAACGCTCATATGTGAGAGAGATTACAAAGGTCAGTGCTTTTTCAGCCTAGCAGGTAATCTAGCCAAGTAGGGAATCTACATTGTCAGGGTCAAGTTTCCAGGTAAGGAAAGAAGTAAATGTCAGGACAATAACAGGGGTCAACCAAGCAagtgtgctcagtcaacttACACTTTGGAAATAAAGTATTACCTTGAAATCATTGGGCAAATTTTAGTTTTGCATGTAATTTAGCTCTACAAATAGGTTTTAACATGAGGCTGAAGTAAGTTCTTCGAAAATCTATATTTAAATTAGCAAAAATTCGGATTAAAATCATTATTAGTTTTGCTGTGTGAGATGTGATGAAGTTACACTTAGTATCTTCTAGCTACTCTGAGAATAAATGGGGAGTTTTACTACCAAGCTCAGGAAAGTTTAAATTTATAACAagttgtgggggggggggataaattTAGCTCAAGTGACAGTATATTAGTTGTTTATGATTGACAACCTTCAGGTTTAAGTCTTCCATATGGATACGATAAGCCATGTTGATTGCGCTTGTTTAACTGTTGGAATTCAGTGCTATGCTGAACAAACAGGATACAGACTGCCACTGTTTACATTGAAATGATCTACCAACCAGTTAGTCATGAAGCTCAAGTTTTAAGAAGACTATGATTGGGTGAAATGCTGGATCAAATCCCTCCTGGCTGTTAGAGCGGTTAACTAACTATGCTGCCTCTGTTCCACTGGGAGGACAGGTAAAACTGTGTGTTTCTGGCTAGTCTCTTTCTGCCCAAGTAGAAATATTTGGGCATACCGATGTGATGTGTCTGCTCTCCCTGCAGGAAGGGGACAGCAGAGGAGCTGCCGTTTCCGGATGGCTCTGTGGACTTGCTGACAGCGGCGTCGGCGGCCCACTGGTTCGACCAGCAGCGGTTCCTGGCTGAGGCGAGTCGGGTTTTGAAGCCCCGAGGCTGCGTGGCTCTGCTGGGCTACAGTGAAActaacaccaggcttcactaCCGAGCCTGTGGAGACAGACTGAACCGCATCTATGAGGAGGTGGGTGTGGATTTACAATGTGAAATCTATATTGTCGAATTATAATGAACAATTTAGGCATCAATGCTctgctacatacatacatatatacataatgaagtaataataaaacatttacacacatttcctTATAGGTGAAGGAAGTGCTGTCCCCGTACACCAGCACTCAGGTGGCTGTAGCCAACAATAAGCTGGAAAAGCTGTTTTCTGCCATCCCATTCCCTGACAAAGAGAGGTAACTCCCACACCAGCACCAACTCCACACCAGTTGATCTAAATTCACTGCCTGACAAAGAGAGTTAACGACCTTACCAGcaggagacaaagaaaaaaaaatcactgccCTACTCTTCTGTCATTTCAGGATCTGTTCTCTGATAAAGAGAGGTAACTAACTATGAACCAGAAATCACCTAGAATGTCAAACTGTCATTTCCCCCCCAAACAAAGACAGATATATAGCGAAGGAGTAAATCAGCACTTTGCTgttctgtttccatggtaaaGACAGGAAACTAACTAAACACAGCACCAAGCCAGTCATTTTGTTCCCTGACAAAGAAAGACAATAATATACTAAACGAACCCAAAAATGATTGTCTTGTCATCTGCTTTTCTGACAAACTGATGTAAATGAATTACACACAAATATTCTGCCTTTAAAACAAATTGCAGTTGTTATTGATGTTTTGAATGCATGCTACAATATCTAAGAATTTTCTGacattatattttttatgaatAGTAAATAATCAGTGTATAATAATAGAACAAGCTTTattaattttcattattttaactaAAAAGCGACAGAGATCTACAGACTGACATCCTTTCATCCTAAAATCACTTTGCTGTGCCAACATATttcaacatctgtgtgtgtatatgtgtctgtgccggtgtttacatgtttgtgtctgtgtgtgtttttgcatgtgtgtgtgttgtgtgtgtgtgtgttctctcacTGAGGATTGAGTGTGTCCAAGTGAGCTCTTCCATCTCGGTGCGGGCCCTGGTGGGTTTCATGGAGTCCTGGTCCATGTTCCAAGCCTACAGGAGGAAAGACCACCAGGCTGCTGAAGGCCTGCTGCTCAATACTCAGAAGAGgtcaaatatgcacacacagatacacacacacacacacacacacacacctacacatgcaggcacaaaTTTTACAGGTTACAGATATAACCTGTAACTTAGTTGTGCATGCCTGGTTTTAACAATACATTTCAATCTTCCAGTCCCCCATTTTGgaaacattaaactttcattttAATAGCCAATCCTATTGATCTATGGTGCTATCACTAGTAAGCTGACTAACCAATCGCTGACCTGCTTCCTAGGTTTCTGGAGGAGATGGGAGTCACGTCTCCTGACACTGAGATGGAGCTGAACCTGGGCTATTTCTGCATCCTGGCATCAAAACCAGAATCATGAACACtacagcattgtgtgtgtgtgtgtgtcagtgtgtatgtgtgtttttgtgtttgtgtccaagAAAGGTTGTGTTGCAAATTATAAGTTCTGAGCTACAAAACTTTCAAATCTTGAAACTCGTGAAAAGTGTGTGCTGGTTGAATTTTGGAAACTTTCTCAATAAAACAACCTAATTTGTGCcaattttcctttgttttccctGTGATTTTCTTGTGTAATATGAATTCAGCATACTCCAAGTGGATAAGTCAGCTGAGAGAAGACCTTTGACCAGGCTTACAAAATAATCCTTAACACGCTGCCTTTAGCCATTTCATTTATTGTACTGATAATAAGCTTGGCTCTTTCGAGAGAGTCTGCTTTCAAGTTCGTTTAGGGAAAAGTAGGAAGCTGCAGATCCATTTAGTTGTGTGTGGTGTAAGAAGAATAGGGCATCAGTAACAACTCACAACCAGATTCTGTGGTGgtagaaaaaaacaagcaaaaaaaaaaaaaaattatagggTTTAATTCTAAAATgccatatatccattttgggaaaatgtTGCCACTTTGAATTAAtcactcaatatttcaaaaacccAGCTGATTCTATCCACAAAAGCAGAAGTATTTCATAAACCAAGGTCTTAAGATAACTcataactttaaaaaaataacccACACTGTAATGTGCTTAACTTTCATACCGGCAATCATTTTGTATAAGTAGGTGCCAATTTTCTCAAATGGTCTTATATTGGAATAAAACTGTTTGACTCTCTCACAGAAACGAATCATCTTCACTCTCAAGTCACCTTCAAAATAagttcttcaaaatgaataaatcatttgCCAATAGCACATACTGTAGCTGATCCCCTGCTGCCTTAAATTCATGCTGAGAAGTTacataactgaaaaaaataaataccttTGAAATACAAGATGCCTAGCACTGTTGTTTCACAGCAGGAGCGCTTGAATATTTTAGTTTAAATGTGGATTCAAGCTTTTCAACCGAGCTCTTGGAAACATAGATGCCTATGGCAGTTTAAAGacacaatgcaacacatttcattcaGTCAGTAAAAGCTTGCTATGGATTTCTAGGCAGGATCATGTTTTCAGTTAGTTCTAGTTGGATCTATGTTTTTTATAGCTGCTTTAGTGCCCTTTCTCTATGTTCTGCCAAATTTCAGTAAGGTAAAGGGGCGTGGCTCTCCCGAGACGCTTTGTACCACACACTTTGTACTGGCCATCATGAATGAAGTGGAGCCATCTACAATCGGTgcttaagtaaaaaaaaaaaaaataataaaaataaaaaaataaaaagttttgtAAAAATCATTAAATTTTGTAAATGCTGCATCAATTGTCAAATACAAAACCAAGGCTTTTCCACTGCATAACAATAATTTTTATCTTTGGTGAataaatatccagtgttggaaaTTTCAACACCCATCGACAATCCAAAAAATTGAGATTTTGACAAGTTCAGGGACTACGACATTATGCATaatgtcgaccaatcagataaTTAATTCACATCTGGGTGTATGTGACATCATTTCCACCAGTTAGTAGATTGAATTTGATCTGTTGACCACCAGAGGTATCTCTAAGGGTGTCAGTCAAATTTCTACAACACTGACAatgggtaactttacattaacagccCTTGGTTAAACAATACCAAGAGATTGAGAAATACAAGAAACCAGACTTCATGACTTCATTGAGACAGAGGACTGGTGCAGACATGACTTTAATGTCATAGTACGCATGTAAACAAGTGGATCTCCTACCTCCAGAACAGAGTAAACCTTCACCTCATTAATGAAGCCACATAGCATTctgacccctccccctccatctccagggagatctctgattggctctgacAGGCACACATACTGTCACATGACCCCGACGTTGACCccttactcacacacagacctcTGACTTGACTTCAGCTAGACTTGAATTTCCATTTAATACGCTTATGAATTATGTTCAATACAGTTAGCATCATTATAATACCTGTTACACACTGAACAGAAATTAAATACAGACTCGACATCATCTGGAAACTTGAGTTTttgaactgtccctttaaagGCCCTAATTGTCAAACGTGCCACATACCAATGGGGGTAGTGAGACCTCCCTGTTCCTAAGCACCCCACCGTTTACCTCTtttgtgagggagggagagagagcgaattCCTTTCTGTTTCActggaagaaagagatagacGAGTGTTGTGAAAGAAAGCGTTGTATCCATTTCAATTCAATCTCTGTACTTTTTAGACTCATGCTAGATCAGCTGTCTGCCTCACAGAAAGGGTCGTATTTAGAGAGATAGTTGGTAGAGACTGAGGCACCGACTATTCATGGCTCACCGTTTGTTTGAAGGCAAGGAGCACGCCGCTTCCTATTGGAAATACAGGATCTCTCCATCAGATCATCTGATACAACAGGTGCTCGACTTCCTGGAGAAACAGGTATGAAAAGAAAGGGGTCGGCAGTGGGGTGGCATCTATGTTATTAACTTAAAAAAAGTAATCAATGAGAGGATAGCAAAGATCCTATTTGTacccttctttttctttatgttttttaaataaatttaagTAAATATACATCATACATAATCCTTCATTTGTAGATCAAATGAAGGACAAATACGGATATGTGTTTGATATTGTGTCCTTTCAAGAAATGACTTTGTAGTTTGATTCCTGACAAAACATCTGAGATTTCCCCTAAATAAATATCCCTgtaaaatgaattgtgataacGACCATCAGCGCTACATTCTATATCTCCTGTGAGCTGCTTTCTTTGAGCATCTTTCATTATTTCCActccctgctgctgtttttgttttcttttttttaacttacCACTCTACCCCCCATCAGCAGGGACTCATGGCAGCACATGCTTGAGAACTCCAAAACTAGGTGAAATAAAAGCAAGCAGCAGATGACACATTCTCATTGGCATTTGATCGTGTCATAACTAATGTCTCAATAATATTTTAATGAGAATAATATGAGAATGAGAATTTCCCCTGCGGTGATT
This genomic window contains:
- the LOC139912898 gene encoding putative methyltransferase DDB_G0268948, with the protein product MTYRLFEGKDHASIYQKYRFVPPDELKEIILQYMDKKKGQPHVLAVDLGCGTGQNSQLLAPHFQEVVGMDISECQLEEARAVPGYPNITYRKGTAEELPFPDGSVDLLTAASAAHWFDQQRFLAEASRVLKPRGCVALLGYSETNTRLHYRACGDRLNRIYEEVKEVLSPYTSTQVAVANNKLEKLFSAIPFPDKERIECVQVSSSISVRALVGFMESWSMFQAYRRKDHQAAEGLLLNTQKRFLEEMGVTSPDTEMELNLGYFCILASKPES